In the Helianthus annuus cultivar XRQ/B chromosome 11, HanXRQr2.0-SUNRISE, whole genome shotgun sequence genome, one interval contains:
- the LOC118484055 gene encoding uncharacterized protein LOC118484055, with protein sequence MRDRAAGQQRLMQDYFGEEPVYDAKIFRCRFRMSKRLFTRITNDMEEDYDYFKQKYDARGYLGFTPLQKCNAAIRQLAYGTSVDSFDEYLRMSAKTARDSLTHFCKGVIELYGPAYLRRPTWSDLQRMYDVHEHVHGFPGMIGSIDCMHWKWEQCPTAWRGTHTRGDIGKPSLILQAVASYDLWIWNAYFGQQGSHNDINVFESLPVLEEIINGLAPSSAFYASDNYYKRGYYLTDGIYPEYATFVKTFTDPIDLKRKYFKRKQESARKDIERAFGVLRK encoded by the exons ATGCGGGATCGTGCCGCAGGACAACAACGGCTCATGCAAGACTATTTCGGGGAGGAGCCGGTATATGACGCGAAGATATTTAGATGTCGGTTTCGCATGAGTAAACGTCTATTTACCCGTATTACAAACGACATGGAGGAAGATTATGATTATTTCAAACAAAAGTACGACGCTCGTGGGTATCTTGGCTTTACTCCATTACAAAAGTGTAATGCGGCCATCCGACAACTTGCATATGGCACAAGCGTTGATTCGTTTGACGAGTACCTGAGAATGTCTGCCAAGACTGCGCGAGACTCACTTACACACTTTTGTAAAG GTGTGATTGAGTTGTATGGGCCGGCTTATTTACGACGTCCGACTTGGAGTGATCTCCAAAGGATGTACGACGTGCATGAGCACGTTCACGGTTTCCCCGGTATGATCGGTAGCATCGACTGCATGCACTGGAAGTGGGAACAATGCCCTACCGCTTGGCGTGGTACACATACTAGAGGCGACATTGGCAAACCGTCGTTAATATTGCAGGCGGTTGCATCTTATGATCTTTGGATATGGAATGCATATTTTGGTCAACAAGGTTCTCACAACGACATCAACGTGTTTGAGTCTTTGCCGGTTCTTGAAGAGATTATAAACGGGTTGGCACCAAGTTCAGCGTTTTATGCGAGCGATAATTACTACAAACGCGGATATTATTTAACTGACGGTATCTATCCGGAGTACGCAACGTTCGTAAAGACGTTCACCGATCCTATTGATCTTAAAAGAAAATATTTCAAGAGAAAACAAGAATCAGCAAGAAAAGATATCGAGCGAGCGTTTGGAGTTCTTCGAAAGTGA